The DNA region ATTCTTCGAATGGCTTGGGAAAACGGAGGTTTCGCTTTAGAAGAAAAATTAGGAAGGTTAGAACCTGGATTTAAAGCAGATTTAGTTGTACTTGATATCAATTCCCTTGAGTTTTTCCCAAATGATTTGTCTAAGTTGAAATCTCATATTGTTTATTCTGTTAATCCGAAAAATGTGTATGCAAGTATGGCAGCTGGAAAATGGCTTTACTTTGATGGTAAGTTTCTTACTTTAAAAGAAGGCGAGGAGAAAATTTATGAACAATTTTATAATTATTACAAAACACTTGAAAATAAGCATAATAGCCTTAACTTTTCTTCTAATTATAATACCAACGATAACTGCAGGTAAAGGCATTGATAAATATATAGATTTTTCTCCAAATGGCTATGAAGATTTGGAAAGAATAGTTACAAGAAATGGAACTGTTTTAGAATCTACTCTACCTGATAATACAGAGCACCTAAAGATAACCTTTTTAAAAAGTAGCGACATATACGAAGTACATATAATTTACTTTAATAATCCTTTTACGTTGCTAAATTTTTGGTATACTTTTGTTAATGACTATTCTAATGGCTTAACTGCAGCTTTTTCGGCAATTCCTTTTTTATATGGCGAATTCAATATAGAATACATGAAAATGCAATTAAGTGCGTGGTATAAAGGATTTCAAAATATGTTTTTCGTTGTTTATGGACCAAAAAGGTCTGTTGTAAACGATTTAATACTTCAGTTGAATAGATGGTGATATTTTTGGATTTATACAATAGATTGAGCACATATCTTAAAAATAGATACGGTGAAAGGGTACAAAGGCTACCAATAAACGCAGGCTTTACATGTCCAAACAAAACAGGAGAAAAAGGTAAAGGCGGATGTATCTACTGTGATTCAACAGGGAGTGGTTTTGCTGCTTTTTCATCTCAAACAAGCATAGAGAATCAAGTTAAAAATATGATCTCAAGGTACCAATCAAAAGCTAATAAATTTATCGTATATTTTCAATCTAATACTAATACTTATGCTCCTGCCAAAGTTTTAAAAATTCGATATGAAAAAGCGTTAATCGATGATAGAATAGTTGCTTTAGATGTTTCCACACGCCCTGACTGTATTTCAAACGAAACAATAGAAGTTTTGAAAGAATTTAAAGACAACTTAGATGTTTTTGTTGAACTTGGTGTTGAAAGTACTAACCCCAACACATTGAAATTTATGAACAGAGGTCATACGTTGGCTGAAGTTATCGATGCTACAAATAGATTAAAAAAAGCAAATGTGG from Petrotoga sp. 9PWA.NaAc.5.4 includes:
- a CDS encoding TIGR01212 family radical SAM protein (This family includes YhcC from E. coli K-12, an uncharacterized radical SAM protein.), which translates into the protein MDLYNRLSTYLKNRYGERVQRLPINAGFTCPNKTGEKGKGGCIYCDSTGSGFAAFSSQTSIENQVKNMISRYQSKANKFIVYFQSNTNTYAPAKVLKIRYEKALIDDRIVALDVSTRPDCISNETIEVLKEFKDNLDVFVELGVESTNPNTLKFMNRGHTLAEVIDATNRLKKANVEIILHYIIDFPTDTIEDVVEMAKISSVLRVNGVKLHSLYIVENTKLGEMYKLGEFVPLTLKDFVDRSIIFLEYLDPNVVIHRLVADPPKEGTLHGNWGLSKIQILNIIEAEMKKRNSYQGKLFDYLK